One genomic window of Brevundimonas vesicularis includes the following:
- a CDS encoding MFS transporter, translating into MATDAPLASGGEEHTVDRSDRLVILASSVGTVIEWYDFYLYGSLAAIITVQFFSGVNETTGYIFALMAFAAGFAVRPFGAIVFGRLGDLWGRKNTFLVTMLLMGLSTFVVGLLPPYAVIGIAAPIILVLMRLIQGLALGGEYGGAATYVAEHAPQGKRGYYTSFIQITATAGLVLSLIVILSVRYTLGEEAFAAWGWRIPFLVSILLLGVSLWIRLKLAESPSFKRMKAEGKGSKTPLKDSFGKWPNLKLVLIALLGLTAGQAVIWYTGQFYALFFLERVMKVDATLVYVLLTIALLAASPFFIFWGWLSDKVGRKPIILAGCLIAALTYFPLFNALTQAANPKLAAAAASAPVTVYADPADCNLQFDPVGKTVFNHSCDVAKSYLAKAGVTYTNVAAPAGTVAEVRIGDQVVIPSFRGDAMAPADFAAQKKTWDKSLGEALTAAGYPAKADSALVNKPMVVLILFILGFYVTMVYGPIAAALVEMFPTNIRYTSMSLPYHIGNGWFGGFLPTTAFAIVAATGNIYSGLWYPIVVALGTVVLGFLLVKEGKDVDLNA; encoded by the coding sequence ATGGCAACCGACGCACCCCTTGCGTCCGGAGGAGAGGAGCACACCGTCGATCGCAGCGATCGCCTGGTCATCCTCGCCTCATCGGTCGGCACCGTCATCGAGTGGTACGACTTCTATCTCTACGGCTCTCTGGCGGCGATCATCACCGTCCAGTTCTTCTCAGGCGTCAACGAAACCACCGGCTACATATTCGCCCTGATGGCCTTCGCCGCCGGCTTTGCGGTGCGGCCCTTCGGCGCCATCGTCTTCGGGCGGCTGGGCGATCTTTGGGGGCGCAAGAACACCTTCCTCGTCACCATGCTGCTGATGGGGCTGTCGACCTTCGTCGTCGGCCTGTTGCCGCCTTATGCGGTCATCGGCATCGCCGCGCCCATCATCCTGGTGCTGATGCGCCTGATCCAGGGCCTGGCCCTGGGCGGTGAATATGGCGGCGCCGCCACCTACGTCGCCGAGCATGCTCCGCAGGGCAAGCGCGGCTACTACACCTCATTCATTCAGATCACCGCGACCGCCGGACTGGTGCTCAGCCTCATCGTCATCCTGAGCGTTCGCTACACACTGGGCGAGGAAGCCTTCGCCGCCTGGGGCTGGCGCATTCCGTTCTTGGTCTCGATCCTGCTGTTGGGCGTGTCCCTGTGGATCCGCCTGAAGCTGGCCGAAAGCCCGTCGTTCAAGCGGATGAAGGCCGAGGGCAAGGGCTCCAAGACCCCGCTGAAGGACAGCTTCGGCAAATGGCCCAACCTGAAGCTGGTGCTGATCGCCCTGCTGGGCCTCACCGCCGGCCAGGCCGTCATCTGGTACACCGGTCAGTTCTACGCCCTGTTCTTCCTGGAACGGGTCATGAAGGTCGACGCCACCCTGGTCTATGTGCTGCTGACCATCGCGCTTCTCGCCGCCTCGCCCTTCTTCATCTTCTGGGGCTGGCTGTCGGACAAGGTGGGGCGCAAGCCGATCATCCTGGCCGGCTGCCTGATCGCGGCCCTGACCTATTTCCCGCTGTTCAACGCCCTGACCCAGGCCGCCAATCCGAAACTGGCCGCCGCCGCCGCCTCGGCGCCGGTCACGGTCTATGCCGATCCGGCCGACTGTAATCTGCAGTTCGATCCGGTGGGCAAGACGGTGTTCAACCACTCCTGCGACGTGGCCAAATCCTATCTGGCCAAGGCGGGCGTGACCTACACCAACGTCGCGGCGCCGGCGGGCACGGTCGCCGAGGTGCGTATCGGCGATCAGGTCGTCATCCCCAGCTTCCGGGGCGACGCCATGGCCCCAGCCGATTTCGCCGCCCAGAAGAAGACCTGGGACAAGAGCCTGGGCGAGGCCCTGACCGCCGCCGGCTATCCGGCCAAGGCCGACAGCGCCCTGGTCAACAAGCCGATGGTGGTGCTGATCCTATTCATCCTCGGCTTCTATGTGACCATGGTCTACGGACCGATCGCGGCGGCCCTGGTCGAGATGTTCCCGACCAACATCCGCTACACCTCCATGTCGCTGCCCTATCACATCGGCAATGGCTGGTTCGGCGGCTTCCTGCCGACCACCGCCTTCGCCATCGTGGCGGCGACGGGCAACATCTATTCCGGACTCTGGTACCCGATCGTGGTGGCCCTGGGGACGGTCGTTCTGGGCTTCCTGCTGGTCAAGGAAGGCAAGGACGTCGATCTGAACGCCTGA
- a CDS encoding PAS-domain containing protein: MPGSDAPMFSLTILGLVAAYMAVLFAVAWSQERPSARARGKGLGPSVYALSLAIYCTSWTYYGAVGTAARDGWEYLPIYIGPVIGLTLLFPLWRRIAAAARRENVGSMADFVASRYGKSQTLGAAVTVVAILGSLPYIALQLKSLSMAGALLTAGTPVAGSEGLTVLVLAGVLAFFAILFGARRPDLTEHNRGLIQAIGLESMVKLGALLFVAVFALVLLLNEGSPPRIIEGLGALAAPPEVTPRFTAITLLSTLAIFCLPRQFHVAFVEGGQPSDVKRARWIFPLYLLLTSLAVLPLVAAGALFAPSVNPDLLVLALPFQRGETLLTAVVFVGGFSAATAMVIVEAVALSAMVSNSLILPFLARERWRVRGDASDMAGTILQVRRGAIVAVLLLAWLYYQATDQSRGLAAMGLVSFAAMAQLAPALFGAVLWRGGHAQGALAGMTVGMGVWIVMLALPQLSPSAPWHLHVMLGVKDPLALGVFVSLALNLAAYVGVSRFAQPRLIDRVQARAFVDRLGPDWMEARPAPSGASVGDLRALVARFIGDERAERAFTAWGDETAAKLRDADPADAALARAAERMLAGAIGAASARRVIAAALAGVGRAPEDVVRMLDEASQAVQFNRDLLQTTLDNIDQGVIVVDEDLRVTAWNRRYVAMFDLPAGFVHVGLPIAVIYRLNAERGESPDDIEAWVERRLEALSRRIPHDHERQQPDGRVLRSSGAPIPGGGYATSYTDITALRQAARELEEANERLEARVADRTARLDEARRVAEDATASKTRFLAAASHDLLQPLHAARLFIAALKEEPALEDATSRTLAVNADRAIDSAHRLLTALLNLSKLEAGGVRTNVARLSLGGLFDELRREFAPVAEAKGLDLTVMSSGLWVASDRDLLRSMLQNLVANAIRYTDAGRVLVGARRRGETVQLFVCDTGRGIPDTEHETVFGEFVRLPGAVDEPGAGLGLAIVRRLSSLLDHPLELSSRVGRGTTFRITVPRSAADMVPDVAPVREARLPLAGLRVLCVDNEPVILDALNALLSRWGARPTLVASVEAAKAAQGPFDAAVVDLHLGDGPEGFAVIDWLRPQGVRRIALVTADTRDGLNEQATAAGAVLLPKPIKPAALKAFLSS; encoded by the coding sequence GTGCCCGGTTCAGATGCCCCGATGTTCAGCCTGACGATCCTCGGCCTGGTCGCCGCCTATATGGCGGTGCTGTTCGCCGTCGCCTGGTCTCAGGAACGGCCGTCGGCGCGCGCGCGCGGCAAGGGGCTGGGGCCGTCGGTCTACGCCCTGTCGCTGGCGATCTACTGCACCTCATGGACCTACTATGGCGCGGTCGGCACGGCGGCGCGCGACGGGTGGGAGTATCTGCCCATCTACATTGGCCCGGTCATCGGCCTGACCCTGCTGTTTCCGCTATGGCGCCGGATCGCGGCGGCCGCCCGGCGCGAGAACGTGGGCTCCATGGCCGACTTCGTGGCCTCGCGTTACGGCAAGAGCCAGACCCTGGGCGCGGCCGTCACCGTCGTCGCCATCCTGGGGTCGCTGCCCTATATCGCGCTGCAGCTGAAGTCGCTGTCGATGGCCGGCGCCCTGCTGACCGCCGGCACGCCGGTTGCGGGGTCCGAGGGTCTGACGGTCCTGGTGCTGGCCGGGGTGCTGGCCTTCTTCGCCATCCTGTTTGGCGCCCGTCGTCCCGACCTGACCGAGCACAATCGCGGCCTGATCCAGGCTATCGGCTTGGAATCAATGGTCAAGCTGGGCGCCCTGCTGTTTGTCGCCGTCTTCGCCCTGGTCCTGCTGCTGAACGAAGGCTCGCCCCCGCGCATCATCGAAGGCCTGGGCGCCCTGGCCGCGCCGCCCGAGGTCACGCCGCGCTTCACCGCCATCACCCTGCTGTCGACCCTGGCCATCTTCTGCCTGCCGCGACAGTTCCATGTCGCCTTCGTGGAGGGCGGTCAGCCGTCGGACGTGAAACGGGCGCGCTGGATCTTTCCGCTCTATCTGCTGCTGACCAGCCTGGCGGTGCTGCCGCTGGTGGCGGCGGGCGCCCTGTTTGCGCCGTCGGTGAATCCAGACCTGCTGGTGCTGGCCCTTCCGTTCCAGCGCGGCGAGACCCTGCTGACGGCCGTGGTCTTCGTCGGCGGTTTTTCCGCCGCCACCGCCATGGTCATCGTCGAGGCCGTCGCCCTGTCGGCCATGGTGTCCAACAGCCTGATCCTGCCCTTCCTGGCCCGCGAGCGTTGGCGGGTGCGCGGCGACGCCTCAGACATGGCGGGGACCATCCTTCAGGTCCGGCGCGGGGCCATCGTCGCGGTCCTGCTGCTGGCCTGGCTCTATTATCAGGCGACGGACCAGTCGCGCGGTCTGGCGGCCATGGGGCTGGTGTCCTTCGCCGCGATGGCCCAGCTGGCGCCGGCCCTGTTCGGCGCGGTCCTGTGGCGCGGCGGCCATGCGCAAGGGGCGCTGGCGGGCATGACGGTCGGCATGGGCGTCTGGATCGTCATGCTGGCCCTGCCGCAGCTGTCGCCCAGCGCGCCCTGGCACCTGCACGTCATGCTGGGGGTCAAGGACCCGCTGGCGCTCGGCGTCTTCGTCAGCCTTGCGCTGAACCTGGCGGCCTATGTCGGCGTGTCGCGCTTTGCTCAGCCCCGCCTGATCGACCGGGTTCAGGCCCGCGCCTTCGTGGATCGGCTGGGACCGGACTGGATGGAGGCCCGGCCCGCGCCGTCGGGCGCCTCGGTCGGCGATCTGCGCGCCCTGGTCGCCCGCTTCATCGGCGACGAACGGGCCGAGCGCGCCTTCACCGCCTGGGGCGATGAGACCGCTGCCAAGCTGCGCGACGCCGACCCGGCCGATGCGGCCCTGGCCCGCGCCGCCGAGCGGATGCTGGCCGGCGCCATCGGCGCGGCCTCGGCCCGGCGGGTCATCGCGGCCGCGCTGGCCGGCGTCGGGCGCGCGCCCGAGGACGTGGTGAGGATGCTGGACGAGGCGTCCCAAGCGGTTCAGTTCAACCGCGACCTGCTGCAGACCACCCTCGACAACATCGACCAGGGCGTGATCGTGGTGGACGAGGATCTGCGCGTCACCGCCTGGAACCGGCGCTACGTCGCCATGTTCGACCTGCCGGCGGGCTTCGTCCACGTCGGCCTCCCCATCGCCGTCATCTATCGGCTGAACGCCGAGCGCGGCGAGAGCCCCGACGACATCGAGGCCTGGGTCGAGCGGCGGTTGGAGGCGCTGAGCCGCCGCATCCCCCACGATCACGAACGCCAGCAGCCCGACGGCCGAGTGCTGCGCTCCTCCGGCGCGCCGATCCCCGGCGGCGGCTACGCCACCAGCTACACCGACATCACCGCCCTGCGCCAGGCCGCGCGCGAGTTGGAGGAGGCCAACGAACGGCTGGAGGCGCGCGTTGCGGACCGCACCGCCCGGCTGGACGAGGCCCGGCGCGTGGCCGAAGACGCCACGGCGTCCAAGACCCGGTTCCTGGCCGCCGCCAGCCACGACCTGCTGCAACCGCTGCACGCCGCCCGCCTCTTCATCGCCGCCTTGAAGGAGGAGCCGGCGTTGGAAGACGCGACCAGCCGCACCCTGGCGGTCAACGCAGACCGCGCCATCGACAGCGCCCACCGTCTGCTGACCGCCCTGCTGAACCTGTCCAAGCTGGAGGCCGGCGGCGTGCGGACCAATGTCGCGCGACTGTCGCTGGGCGGCCTGTTCGACGAACTGCGCCGCGAGTTCGCGCCCGTGGCCGAGGCCAAGGGTCTGGACCTGACCGTGATGTCCAGCGGCCTGTGGGTCGCGTCCGACCGCGACCTGCTGCGCTCCATGCTGCAGAATCTGGTGGCGAACGCCATCCGCTATACGGATGCCGGCCGGGTGCTGGTCGGAGCGCGTCGGCGGGGCGAGACGGTGCAGCTGTTCGTCTGCGACACCGGACGCGGCATTCCCGACACGGAACACGAAACCGTCTTCGGCGAGTTCGTGCGTTTGCCGGGCGCCGTCGATGAACCGGGCGCGGGCCTGGGTTTGGCGATCGTGCGCCGCCTGTCCAGCCTGCTCGATCACCCGCTGGAGCTGAGTTCCCGTGTGGGGCGCGGCACGACCTTTAGGATCACCGTGCCACGCAGCGCGGCCGATATGGTCCCCGATGTCGCGCCGGTGCGCGAGGCGCGCCTGCCGCTGGCGGGCCTGCGCGTGTTGTGCGTGGACAATGAGCCGGTGATCCTAGACGCGCTGAACGCCCTGCTCAGCCGCTGGGGCGCGCGGCCGACGCTGGTCGCCAGCGTCGAGGCGGCGAAGGCGGCGCAAGGGCCGTTCGACGCCGCCGTCGTCGATCTGCATCTGGGCGACGGGCCCGAAGGGTTCGCCGTCATCGACTGGCTGAGGCCCCAGGGCGTGCGCCGCATCGCCCTGGTCACGGCCGACACCCGCGACGGGCTGAACGAGCAGGCGACGGCGGCCGGCGCCGTCCTTCTGCCCAAGCCGATCAAGCCGGCGGCGCTGAAGGCCTTCCTGTCGAGCTAG
- a CDS encoding response regulator transcription factor, giving the protein MDRIVVADDHPLFRAALRSAVDKAAPGAEVVECASLAEARAAMVAGPVDLLLLDLKLSDSEGMAGLAAVRAEQPTVPVAVVSASEDAPVVRHALGLGAAGFIPKSSSLPQMVEAIAAILAGDSWAPDVPEADDDLAGRVASLTPSQLRILEGLKAGRLNKQIAFDLGVSEATIKAHLTSVFRKLGVQNRTQAVILAKSLDPA; this is encoded by the coding sequence ATGGATCGCATCGTCGTCGCCGACGACCATCCGCTGTTTCGCGCCGCCCTGCGCTCGGCCGTCGACAAGGCGGCGCCGGGCGCGGAGGTGGTGGAATGCGCCAGCCTGGCCGAAGCCCGGGCCGCGATGGTCGCGGGGCCCGTCGATCTGTTGCTGCTGGATCTGAAGCTGTCGGACAGCGAAGGGATGGCGGGGCTCGCCGCCGTGCGGGCCGAGCAGCCGACTGTGCCGGTGGCGGTGGTGTCGGCCAGCGAGGATGCGCCGGTGGTGCGCCACGCTCTGGGTCTGGGCGCCGCCGGCTTCATCCCCAAGTCTTCGTCCCTGCCGCAGATGGTCGAGGCCATCGCCGCCATTCTGGCCGGCGACAGCTGGGCGCCGGATGTGCCCGAGGCCGACGACGATCTGGCTGGCCGCGTGGCCAGTCTGACGCCGTCGCAACTGCGCATCCTGGAAGGGTTGAAGGCCGGCCGGCTCAACAAGCAGATCGCCTTCGACCTGGGTGTGTCCGAAGCCACCATCAAGGCGCACCTGACCAGCGTGTTCCGCAAGTTGGGCGTTCAGAACCGAACCCAGGCGGTGATCCTGGCCAAGTCGCTGGACCCGGCTTAA
- a CDS encoding DcaP family trimeric outer membrane transporter, producing the protein MIKTRLSAGLFSSAAAIALLSAPGLASAQTSQAALEARIAQLESELNALKTEVVAARTQQAAQQQDIIRLETRPAAPAPVQQAAAPAAPSDGFRIGDHTVKFGGFVKVDAYASRYSGGDPANGDALREFHIPGSIPIGGTDEDTATDFNARQTRFWLTTDGMVGGHKIGTRMEMDFQTLPGAGDQRTTSPANPALRRAFITIDNWLIGQEWTNFQNTAVLPESADFIGAAEGTVFARQVQVRYTRGPFSVSVENPETTVTPFGGGARIVADDSTLPDFTARYAVSKPWGDFQIAGLLRQLKYQSPASNIDSTATGWGLSASTKIKVGAKDDLRLMVTGGEGIGRYVGLNFSNDAVLNGSGDLDAIGVVAGFAAYRHVWAPGWRSSLIWSAQKVDNDLAFTGLAANRSAQSLHANLIWSPVTAFDVGAELMFADREIETGASGDMTRLILFAKYGF; encoded by the coding sequence ATGATCAAGACACGTCTATCGGCAGGCCTGTTTTCCAGCGCCGCCGCGATCGCCCTGCTCTCGGCGCCGGGGCTCGCTTCGGCACAGACCAGCCAGGCGGCGCTAGAGGCCCGCATCGCTCAACTCGAAAGCGAGCTGAACGCCCTGAAGACGGAGGTGGTCGCCGCCCGAACCCAGCAAGCGGCGCAACAGCAGGACATCATCCGCCTGGAGACCCGCCCGGCCGCGCCCGCCCCGGTCCAGCAGGCGGCGGCGCCCGCCGCGCCCAGCGACGGCTTCCGCATTGGCGACCACACGGTCAAGTTCGGCGGCTTCGTGAAGGTGGACGCCTACGCCAGCCGCTACTCGGGCGGCGACCCGGCCAACGGCGACGCGCTGCGTGAATTCCACATTCCCGGCTCCATCCCCATCGGCGGGACCGATGAGGATACGGCGACCGACTTCAACGCCCGCCAGACCCGGTTCTGGCTGACCACCGACGGCATGGTCGGCGGCCACAAGATCGGCACGCGGATGGAGATGGACTTCCAGACCCTGCCCGGCGCCGGCGACCAGCGCACCACCAGCCCGGCCAACCCGGCCCTGCGTCGCGCCTTCATCACCATCGACAACTGGCTGATCGGCCAGGAATGGACCAACTTCCAGAACACCGCCGTCCTGCCCGAATCCGCCGACTTCATCGGCGCGGCCGAGGGCACGGTCTTCGCCCGTCAGGTCCAGGTTCGCTACACCCGCGGGCCCTTCTCGGTCTCGGTCGAGAACCCCGAGACGACGGTGACTCCGTTCGGCGGCGGCGCGCGCATCGTCGCCGACGACAGCACCCTGCCGGACTTCACCGCCCGCTATGCGGTGTCCAAGCCCTGGGGCGACTTCCAGATCGCCGGGCTGCTGCGCCAGCTGAAATATCAGAGCCCGGCCAGCAACATCGATTCCACCGCGACCGGCTGGGGCCTGTCGGCCTCGACCAAGATCAAGGTCGGCGCCAAGGACGACCTGCGCCTGATGGTGACGGGCGGCGAGGGCATCGGCCGCTATGTCGGTCTGAACTTCTCCAACGACGCGGTGCTGAACGGCTCGGGCGATCTGGATGCGATCGGCGTCGTCGCCGGCTTCGCCGCCTATCGCCACGTCTGGGCGCCCGGCTGGCGTTCCAGCCTGATCTGGTCGGCGCAGAAGGTGGACAATGACCTGGCCTTCACAGGCCTGGCCGCCAACCGTTCGGCCCAGAGCCTCCATGCCAACTTGATCTGGTCGCCGGTTACGGCGTTTGATGTCGGGGCCGAGCTGATGTTCGCAGACCGCGAGATCGAAACCGGCGCCAGCGGCGACATGACCCGTCTGATCCTGTTCGCCAAATACGGATTCTGA
- the acs gene encoding acetate--CoA ligase — MPETSRVPDPALYPVPADWAAKAHMNRETYEAARIAARETPDAFWAEQAKRLDWITPPTRIKDVSFNKEDFRIRWFEDGVLNVSANCIDRHLPHRKDETAIIWEGDDPADSRRITFGELHAEVCRMANVLKAHGAKKGDRITLYLPMIPEAAYAMLACARIGAVHSVVFGGFSPDSLCGRIEDCGSNLVITADEGLRGGKHIPLKANVDEALTKVKVDTVLVIRRTGADVPMIEGRDFDYGQEAAKAEADCPPEPMNAEDPLFILYTSGSTGKPKGVLHTTGGYLFWAAWTHEIVFDYRPGEVFWCTADVGWVTGHSYMVYGPLANAATTLMFEGVPNHPDAGRFWQVVDKHKVEIFYTAPTALRALMREGDAPVKASSRASLRLLGTVGEPINPEAWRWYHEVVGDGRCPIVDTWWQTETGGHLITPLPGATDLKPGSATLPLPGVELQIVDAEGQPLEGAVSGNLCITDSWPGQMRTVYGDDQRFFDTYFSTYPGRYFTGDGCRRDEDGYYWITGRVDDVINVSGHRMGTAEVESALVLHDDVAEAAVVGYPHDIKGQGIYAYVTLNNGVEATEDLRKALVAHVRHEIGPIAAPDVIQWAPGLPKTRSGKIMRRILRKIAENEIGALGDTSTLADPSVVDDLVKNRAGA; from the coding sequence ATGCCGGAGACGTCTCGCGTGCCTGATCCCGCCCTCTATCCCGTCCCCGCCGACTGGGCCGCCAAGGCCCATATGAACCGGGAAACGTATGAGGCGGCGCGGATCGCCGCGCGCGAGACTCCCGACGCCTTCTGGGCCGAACAGGCCAAACGTCTGGACTGGATCACCCCGCCGACCCGGATCAAGGACGTCTCCTTCAACAAGGAAGATTTCCGCATCCGCTGGTTCGAGGACGGCGTCCTGAACGTCTCGGCGAACTGCATCGACCGTCACCTGCCCCACCGCAAGGACGAGACGGCGATCATTTGGGAAGGCGACGATCCCGCCGACAGCCGCCGCATCACCTTCGGCGAACTGCACGCCGAGGTGTGTCGTATGGCCAATGTGCTGAAGGCGCATGGGGCCAAGAAGGGCGACCGGATCACCCTGTATCTGCCCATGATCCCCGAGGCCGCCTACGCCATGCTGGCCTGCGCGCGGATCGGCGCGGTGCATTCGGTCGTCTTCGGCGGCTTCTCGCCCGACAGCCTGTGCGGCCGGATCGAGGACTGCGGTTCCAACCTGGTCATCACCGCCGACGAAGGTCTGCGCGGCGGCAAGCACATTCCGTTGAAAGCCAATGTCGACGAGGCCCTGACGAAGGTGAAGGTCGACACCGTCCTGGTCATCCGCCGCACCGGCGCGGACGTGCCGATGATCGAGGGCCGCGACTTCGACTATGGGCAGGAGGCCGCCAAGGCCGAAGCCGACTGCCCGCCCGAGCCGATGAACGCCGAGGATCCGCTGTTCATCCTCTACACCTCCGGCTCAACGGGGAAGCCCAAGGGCGTGCTGCACACCACGGGCGGCTACCTGTTCTGGGCCGCCTGGACGCACGAGATCGTCTTCGACTATCGCCCCGGCGAGGTCTTCTGGTGCACAGCCGACGTGGGCTGGGTCACGGGCCACTCCTACATGGTCTATGGCCCGCTCGCGAATGCGGCGACGACCCTGATGTTCGAGGGCGTGCCCAACCATCCCGACGCCGGACGTTTCTGGCAGGTGGTGGACAAGCACAAGGTCGAGATCTTCTACACCGCGCCGACGGCCCTGCGCGCCCTGATGCGCGAAGGCGATGCGCCGGTGAAGGCCTCATCGCGCGCCTCGCTGCGACTGCTCGGCACGGTGGGCGAACCGATCAATCCAGAGGCGTGGCGCTGGTATCACGAGGTGGTCGGCGACGGCCGTTGCCCCATCGTGGACACCTGGTGGCAGACCGAGACGGGCGGCCATCTGATCACCCCCCTGCCCGGCGCCACCGACCTGAAGCCCGGATCGGCGACCCTGCCCCTGCCCGGCGTCGAGCTTCAGATCGTGGACGCCGAAGGTCAACCGCTGGAGGGCGCCGTCTCCGGCAACCTGTGCATCACCGACAGCTGGCCGGGTCAGATGCGCACCGTTTATGGCGACGATCAGCGCTTCTTCGACACCTATTTCTCGACCTATCCCGGCCGCTACTTCACCGGCGACGGCTGCCGTCGGGACGAGGACGGCTATTACTGGATCACCGGCCGGGTGGACGACGTCATCAATGTGTCCGGCCACCGGATGGGCACGGCCGAGGTCGAGAGCGCGCTGGTCCTGCACGACGATGTCGCCGAGGCGGCGGTCGTCGGCTATCCGCACGACATCAAGGGGCAGGGCATCTACGCCTATGTCACCCTGAACAACGGGGTCGAGGCGACCGAGGATCTGAGAAAGGCGCTGGTCGCCCACGTTCGACACGAGATCGGCCCCATCGCGGCCCCCGACGTGATCCAGTGGGCGCCGGGTCTGCCTAAGACCCGCTCGGGCAAGATCATGCGCCGCATCCTGCGCAAGATCGCCGAAAACGAGATCGGCGCGCTGGGCGATACCTCGACCCTGGCCGACCCGTCGGTCGTGGACGATCTGGTCAAGAACCGCGCCGGGGCCTGA
- a CDS encoding bile acid:sodium symporter family protein, whose protein sequence is MPRFLSRLPIDGYLLALIGMVILAALFPASGQAAVVMDGVVKAAIALLFFLYGARMSPAAIGAGLLHWRLQGTVFLSTFLLFPLLGLGLVFLMRGALQPDLLTGMLYLCLLPSTVQSSIAFTSIAGGNVAGALTSASLSNLLGVIVTPLLVALLIGGANGGIHLQSILDIGLQILAPFAVGQLCRPLLKDWLTRHAKLTGLVDRGSILLIVYAAFSEGVVAGVWSQVAPLDLAKVVGLNIALLAIVLALTLFAGRALKFDRPDRIVILFCGSKKSMATGIPMAGILFAGHAVPLIVLPIMLFHQIQLFACTIIAQRYARENEARAQIPVLT, encoded by the coding sequence ATGCCTCGTTTCCTGTCCCGCCTGCCGATCGACGGCTATCTGCTGGCCCTGATCGGCATGGTGATCCTGGCGGCGCTGTTCCCCGCCAGCGGACAGGCGGCCGTCGTCATGGACGGGGTGGTCAAGGCGGCCATCGCCCTGCTGTTCTTCCTGTACGGCGCGCGGATGTCGCCGGCGGCCATCGGCGCGGGGCTGCTGCACTGGCGGCTTCAGGGCACGGTCTTCCTGTCGACCTTCCTGCTGTTTCCGCTGCTGGGGCTTGGGCTGGTCTTCCTGATGCGGGGGGCGCTTCAGCCCGATCTGCTGACGGGGATGCTGTATCTGTGCCTGCTGCCGTCCACGGTGCAGTCGTCCATCGCCTTCACCTCCATCGCCGGCGGCAATGTCGCGGGCGCCCTGACCAGCGCCAGCCTGTCGAACCTGCTGGGCGTGATCGTGACGCCGCTGCTGGTCGCCCTGCTGATCGGCGGCGCCAACGGCGGCATCCATCTGCAGTCCATCCTGGACATCGGTCTGCAGATCCTGGCCCCCTTCGCCGTGGGCCAGCTGTGCCGCCCGCTGCTGAAGGACTGGCTGACGCGTCACGCAAAACTGACCGGCCTGGTGGACCGCGGCTCCATCCTGCTGATCGTCTATGCCGCCTTCAGCGAGGGCGTCGTCGCCGGCGTCTGGTCCCAGGTCGCGCCGCTGGATCTGGCCAAGGTCGTCGGCCTGAACATCGCCCTGCTGGCCATCGTCCTGGCCCTGACCCTGTTCGCCGGGCGCGCGCTGAAGTTCGACCGACCCGACCGGATCGTCATCCTGTTCTGCGGCTCCAAGAAGAGCATGGCCACCGGCATCCCCATGGCCGGCATCCTGTTCGCCGGTCACGCCGTGCCGCTGATCGTCCTGCCGATCATGCTGTTCCACCAGATCCAGCTGTTCGCCTGCACGATCATCGCCCAGCGCTATGCGCGCGAGAATGAAGCGCGCGCCCAGATTCCGGTCTTAACTTGA
- a CDS encoding TraB/GumN family protein, with protein sequence MTFTDRLLSSVSSLARGAVGVAGGLALFVAIAGVPADALAQTAAPAAPAPIQGEGPALWVVKDADSTLYLFGSVHVLRPTTGWASPRVEAAFDSASDIWFEISNPDDQAAIMPLIQQHGLSPETPLSSRLTPEENAELDAAAQAMGASAAQLQPMKPWLAALSLSVAPLIKAGYDPKSGVELVLKARAEAAGKPIHGFETIDKQIGILAGLPDDVQLVFLRETLKDYENAATKLDEMVEAWARGDVATLDRVTIKEMKEASPALYQSVLVDRNTDWANQIQTMLEGSGTAFIAVGAAHLTGDDSVQTILQKRGVTVEAAN encoded by the coding sequence ATGACCTTCACCGATCGCCTTCTGTCGTCCGTTTCCAGCCTGGCGCGCGGCGCCGTGGGTGTCGCCGGCGGCCTGGCCCTGTTCGTCGCCATCGCGGGCGTCCCGGCCGACGCCCTGGCCCAGACCGCCGCGCCTGCCGCTCCTGCGCCGATCCAGGGCGAAGGTCCCGCCCTGTGGGTGGTCAAGGATGCGGACTCGACGCTGTATCTGTTCGGCTCGGTCCATGTGCTTCGCCCGACGACCGGATGGGCCAGCCCTCGCGTCGAGGCCGCCTTCGACAGCGCCTCGGACATCTGGTTCGAGATCAGCAATCCGGATGACCAGGCCGCCATCATGCCGCTGATCCAGCAGCACGGTCTGTCGCCCGAGACGCCCCTTTCCAGCCGCCTGACGCCGGAAGAAAACGCCGAACTGGATGCGGCCGCCCAGGCCATGGGCGCCTCCGCCGCCCAGCTTCAGCCGATGAAACCCTGGCTGGCGGCGCTCAGCCTGTCGGTCGCGCCGCTGATCAAGGCCGGCTACGATCCCAAGTCGGGCGTGGAGCTGGTGCTGAAGGCGCGGGCCGAGGCGGCGGGCAAGCCGATCCACGGCTTCGAGACCATCGACAAACAGATCGGCATCCTGGCCGGCCTGCCCGACGACGTACAACTCGTCTTCCTGCGCGAGACTCTGAAGGACTACGAGAACGCCGCCACCAAGCTGGATGAAATGGTCGAGGCCTGGGCCCGGGGCGACGTCGCCACGCTGGACCGCGTGACGATCAAGGAAATGAAGGAGGCCTCGCCGGCCCTCTATCAGTCCGTTCTGGTCGATCGGAACACCGACTGGGCCAACCAGATTCAGACGATGCTTGAAGGCTCCGGCACCGCCTTCATCGCCGTCGGCGCGGCCCACCTGACCGGCGACGACAGCGTCCAGACCATCCTGCAAAAGCGCGGCGTGACGGTCGAAGCGGCGAACTGA